The following are encoded together in the Mastacembelus armatus chromosome 6, fMasArm1.2, whole genome shotgun sequence genome:
- the LOC113133151 gene encoding probable polypeptide N-acetylgalactosaminyltransferase 8, protein MTFTYYRANGELYIGSIKSHKNSDNRCLSDPGNKETEPGLYNCKETLQKGMGIYWDFTQGKELKNRQTKRCLEIIKGKLLIQECSGQRWEIQNIIKAF, encoded by the exons ATGACA tttACTTATTATCGTGCAAACGGTGAGCTCTACATCGGCAGCATCAAGTCCCACAAGAACAGTGACAACAGGTGTCTAAGTGACCCCGGCAATAAAGAAACTGAGCCGGGCCTTTACAACTGCAAAGAGACTTTGCAGAAAGGAATGGGGATATACTGGGACTTCACTCag GGTAAAGAACTgaagaacagacagacaaaaagatgTCTGGAGATTATAAAGGGAAAACTTCTAATACAGGAATGCTCTGGCCAAAGATGGGAAATCCAAAACATAATCAAAGCcttttaa